In a genomic window of Gossypium arboreum isolate Shixiya-1 chromosome 9, ASM2569848v2, whole genome shotgun sequence:
- the LOC108457093 gene encoding zinc finger CCCH domain-containing protein 30-like has product MYSFKVRPCSRAYSHDWTECPFVHPGENARRRDPRKFHYSCVPCPDFRKGACRRGDMCEYAHGVFECWLHPAQYRTRLCKDGTSCARRVCFFAHTAEELRPLYVSTGSAVLSPRSSTSGATAMDFAAALSLLPGSPSSVSVMSPSPFTPPMSPSANGMSHCNVAWPQPNVPALHLPGSNLQSSRLRSSLNARDIPTEDFNLLPDFDVQQQQLINELSSLSQPSMSSNSLNRSGRLKTLTPSNLDDLFSAENSSLQYSDQALAAAVYSPTHKSAVLNQFQQQQSMLSPINTNFSPKNIEHPLLQASLSGRMSPRNVEPISPMSSRVSMLVQREKQQQFRSLSSRELGSGSSATVGSPVNSWWGSSNGKPDWAVDADGSGKLRRSSSFELGNGDEPDLSWVQSLVKESPTEVKEKTGVPVSGVTVNASTGLGSSMNSRIDPVDTAVLGAWIEQMKLDELVAQQN; this is encoded by the coding sequence ATGTATTCGTTTAAGGTGCGCCCTTGTTCTCGCGCCTACTCCCATGATTGGACTGAGTGTCCATTTGTTCATCCAGGTGAGAATGCTCGAAGAAGGGATCCTAGGAAGTTCCATTACAGTTGTGTTCCTTGTCCCGATTTCCGCAAGGGGGCATGTAGACGTGGAGATATGTGTGAATATGCACATGGTGTTTTTGAATGCTGGCTACACCCTGCTCAATACCGAACCCGGCTGTGCAAGGACGGTACTAGTTGTGCAAGGAGAGTGTGTTTCTTTGCTCATACTGCTGAGGAACTCCGGCCTCTATATGTCTCCACTGGTTCTGCTGTTCTATCTCCTCGTTCAAGTACTTCTGGTGCTACAGCTATGGATTTTGCTGCAGCCTTGAGTCTGTTACCCGGATCGCCTTCTTCTGTATCCGTAATGTCTCCGTCACCTTTCACACCTCCCATGTCTCCATCTGCTAATGGCATGTCTCATTGTAATGTTGCCTGGCCACAGCCCAATGTTCCGGCCCTGCATCTTCCTGGAAGCAATCTTCAATCTAGTCGCCTCAGATCTTCTCTTAATGCAAGAGACATTCCAACTGAAGACTTCAACTTGCTGCCGGATTTTGATGTGCAGCAACAACAGCTGATAAATGAGTTATCTAGCCTCTCTCAGCCCTCTATGAGTTCTAATTCTTTAAATCGATCTGGTCGATTGAAGACTCTGACTCCATCGAATCTTGATGATCTATTTTCTGCTGAGAACTCATCTCTGCAGTACTCCGATCAAGCATTGGCTGCGGCAGTTTACTCTCCCACCCATAAGTCTGCTGTTTTAAATCAATTCCAGCAGCAGCAAAGCATGTTATCACCTATAAACACAAATTTTTCTCCTAAAAATATTGAACATCCTTTGTTGCAGGCTTCTCTATCTGGTAGGATGTCTCCACGAAACGTAGAACCTATCTCGCCAATGAGCTCTCGGGTTTCAATGTTAGTTCAACGCGAGAAGCAGCAACAGTTCCGCAGCCTAAGCTCTAGGGAGCTGGGTTCTGGCTCCTCTGCCACCGTTGGCTCCCCGGTAAATTCTTGGTGGGGATCCTCCAATGGGAAACCGGACTGGGCGGTCGATGCAGATGGCTCAGGCAAGCTTCGCAGGTCATCTTCATTTGAGCTTGGCAATGGAGACGAGCCCGATTTATCATGGGTTCAATCCCTTGTAAAAGAATCTCCCACTGAGGTCAAAGAGAAAACAGGTGTGCCTGTTTCAGGTGTAACAGTTAATGCTTCTACAGGTCTAGGTTCAAGCATGAACTCTCGAATTGATCCGGTCGATACTGCAGTGTTGGGAGCATGGATCGAGCAAATGAAGCTTGATGAGCTCGTGGCTCAGCAAAACTGA